A single window of Nicotiana sylvestris chromosome 3, ASM39365v2, whole genome shotgun sequence DNA harbors:
- the LOC104223992 gene encoding probable pectinesterase/pectinesterase inhibitor 59, which translates to MTIYKFNSLLLLFFSLSLSLHQSLSIDEETSNDINWWCSKTPHPEPCKYFMSGDSFKPQNKSEFRTMTVQVALDHVIQVQAHAKNVSQHCRGKRKQLVWMDCDKLMDDTVLQLNRSLDGIKSNSSSDFDAQTWLSASMTNIETCLSGSNDLNVSNILQPNLSTNVSQLISNCLAMNGEFVDWENTTQVGGFPNWLTASERVLLHSSSIDLMATRANYVVAKDRSGHFRSIQAAINYATSRRVGNQRIVIYIKRGVYRENILIGPTMGKIMLVGAGLRYTVITGSRSVAAGYTTYSTATLGVDGIGFIARGMTFRNTAGPQNGQAVALRSASDLSVFYGCGFEGYQDTLFVQSQRQFYKSCYIYGTIDFIFGNAAVVFQNCMIYVRRPLWGQVNVITAQGRNDPFQNTAISIHNSRIMAAPDLRPVVRSFQTYLGRPWQQYSRTVIMKTYIDSLVNRAGWLTWLDSNFALSTLYYAEYGNIGPASSTRYRVKWPGYHVIKSGNVASKYTVASLIAGRAWLPSTGVPFTAGL; encoded by the exons ATGACAATTTATAAGTTCAATTCTTTACtccttttgttcttttctctatCTTTGTCCCTACATCAATCTTTATCAATTGATGAAGAAACAAGTAATGACATTAACTGGTGGTGTAGCAAAACTCCTCACCCCGAGCCATGTAAATACTTCATGTCCGGAGATTCTTTCAAACCCCAGAACAAATCCGAATTTCGAACTATGACAGTCCAAGTTGCTTTAGATCACGTAATTCAAGTACAGGCCCATGCAAAAAATGTAAGCCAACATTGCAGGGGAAAACGTAAGCAGTTAGTATGGATGGATTGTGACAAGCTAATGGATGATACAGTTCTCCAATTAAACCGTAGTCTTGACGGCATTAAATCAAATTCAAGTTCAGATTTTGATGCTCAAACTTGGCTTAGTGCCTCAATGACAAACATTGAAACATGTTTATCGGGATCAAATGATCTTAACGTATCCAATATCTTACAGCCGAATTTGTCTACTAATGTTTCGCAGCTGATTAGTAACTGTTTGGCTATGAATGGGGAGTTCGTGGACTGGGAAAATACAACACAAGTTGGTGGATTTCCAAATTGGCTCACGGCTAGTGAAAGAGTGTTATTACATTCCTCGTCGATAGATTTGATGGCTACGAGGGCTAATTATGTGGTGGCTAAGGATAGATCGGGTCATTTTCGGTCTATTCAGGCTGCAATTAATTATGCAACTTCAAGAAGAGTTGGAAATCAGAGGATTGTGATATATATAAAAAGGGGTGTTTATAGGGAGAATATATTGATAGGTCCTACTATGGGAAAGATTATGTTAGTTGGTGCTGGCTTGAGATACACTGTAATCACGGGCAGCCGCAGTGTTGCTGCAGGTTACACAACTTACAGTACTGCAACTCTTG GGGTGGACGGAATTGGATTCATTGCTCGAGGCATGACATTCAGAAACACAGCAGGGCCACAAAATGGCCAAGCAGTAGCTCTCCGATCCGCATCTGATCTTTCAGTGTTCTACGGCTGTGGTTTCGAAGGATACCAAGATACCCTCTTTGTCCAATCCCAACGACAGTTCTACAAATCATGTTATATCTACGGCACCATAGACTTCATCTTCGGCAACGCCGCAGTTGTTTTCCAAAATTGCATGATTTACGTCCGAAGACCCTTATGGGGTCAAGTGAACGTGATCACAGCACAAGGCAGAAACGACCCTTTTCAGAACACTGCAATTTCAATTCATAACTCTCGGATAATGGCAGCACCTGATCTTCGGCCCGTGGTTCGGTCGTTTCAGACATATTTGGGACGTCCGTGGCAGCAATATTCAAGAACGGTTATAATGAAGACTTATATTGACAGTTTGGTAAATCGAGCAGGTTGGTTAACTTGGTTAGATTCTAATTTTGCGTTGAGCACTTTGTACTATGCGGAATATGGTAATATTGGACCAGCGTCTTCGACAAGGTATAGGGTAAAGTGGCCTGGTTATCATGTGATAAAGAGTGGGAATGTTGCTTCGAAATATACTGTTGCTAGCCTTATTGCTGGAAGGGCATGGCTGCCTTCTACTGGTGTGCCATTCACTGCGGGGCTCTAA
- the LOC138887932 gene encoding secreted RxLR effector protein 161-like, protein MEASKVIGTPIATTTRLDMDETGPPVNQTMYRGIIMSLLYLTVSRPNIVFSVGLCARFQSNPKESHLKAAKRILRYLKGTHDLVLYYPSSDNFNLIGYADADYAGYLMDMKSTSGMAHLLGSCLIS, encoded by the coding sequence atggaagcatcaaaggtgataggCACTCCTATTGCTACAaccactcgactggacatggatgaaactgggcctcctgtgaatcaaaccatgtatagaggcattattatGTCTCTTCTCTATCTTACTGTTAGTAGACCTAATATTGTCTTCAGTGTAGGGttatgtgcaaggtttcaatcaaatcccaaggaatctcatttgaaggcAGCCAAAAGAATTCTAAGATATCTTAAAGGAACACATGACCTGGTCCTTTATTATCCCTCAAGTGACAACTTTAATCTCATTGGATATGCTGATGCAGACTATGCAGGATATCTTATGGACatgaaaagcacttctggaatggctcacttactaggttcatgtctcatctcttag